CGGCAAGGGAGTCCTGCAGTCGGCCCGCGGGATCGAGATCGGCCACATCTTCCAGCTCGGCCGCAAGTACACCGACGCCTTCGAGTTCGACGTCCTCGGCGAGAACGGCAAGCCGGTGCGGGTCACCATGGGCTCCTATGGCGTGGGCGTCTCGCGTTTGGTCGCGGTCATCGCCGAGCAGATGCACGACGAGAAGGGGCTGCGCTGGCCGCGCGAGGTCGCGCCGTTCGAATGCCATGTCGTGATCGCCAACAAGGACGAGGCGGCCGTCGCGGGCGCCCAGGCGCTCGTCGCCGAACTCGACGCCGCCGGGGTCGACGTGCTCTTCGACGACCGCAAGGCCTCACCCGGAGTGAAGTTCAAGGATGCCGAACTACTCGGTGTGCCGACGGTCGTCGTGGTGGGCCGCGGGTTCGCCGACGGGAAGGTCGAGATCCGCGACCGCCTGACCGGCGAGACCTCCGAGATCCCGGTCGCCGACGCCGTGGCCGTCATCACCGCGGCCGTGCGCGGCTGATCGGGTAGTCGAAGCGCGACCCGCCTATTTGATCCGCGGGTCGCCGGGCATCGCGATCACCGTCGGGTCGATCCCGGCGACGCCGCGCCAATAGACCGCGCGCACCGCTGATTCGGCGAGGCTCTCCGCCCCGAACCGGCGCAGCGCGTCGGTATCGGCCTGCTCCACCACCGATCGGTAGGCCACCTGGGTCTCGACCTCGGCCTCGACCGCGGCGCGTCCGGCCGAGCGGACGTCGGTCACCTTCACCGGCAGGCGATAGCCGGGCGCGGGATTGGGTACCGGGGTGCCGGTCTTGGTGAGGTCTTCGGCCAGCGCGCGTCGGCGCACGCGGTGGGCAGCGATGTCCACGGCGAGGCGGCTGCGGACGTCGTTGCGCGTGAAGGCCGTCAGCACGCCGTAGGTGAAGATGGCGGCGTCCTCCGCCTTGAGCGCCGCGGTGAGCGCATCGGCGACTGTCATGGCAGCAACCCCTTCAAGCTGGTGACGGCGGCCGATACCGATGCGGTCAGCCCGGCCTGGAAGCCGCTCGTGCCGATCGCCACCTGCTGTGCGGCGGCCGCGTCGGCGGACAGCGAGGACTTGAACGCATCGAGTCCGGCCGCCGCCGGGGCCGCGGGTGAGGGCGGCGGGGCAGACGACCCGGGAGC
This genomic interval from Gordonia sp. X0973 contains the following:
- a CDS encoding ferritin-like domain-containing protein; amino-acid sequence: MTVADALTAALKAEDAAIFTYGVLTAFTRNDVRSRLAVDIAAHRVRRRALAEDLTKTGTPVPNPAPGYRLPVKVTDVRSAGRAAVEAEVETQVAYRSVVEQADTDALRRFGAESLAESAVRAVYWRGVAGIDPTVIAMPGDPRIK